In the genome of Thiomicrospira aerophila AL3, one region contains:
- a CDS encoding cell division protein ZapA → MTHVTLTLLNHHFDVPCTEEDRPILIQAATLLEDKLDQVPHLKGENKVLMVALNLCYDYIRLRQDTLNYSNHLEEQLEALMNAVVQQDTTQADGTVTTVNSN, encoded by the coding sequence ATGACCCACGTAACCCTCACCCTGCTGAACCATCATTTTGACGTGCCCTGCACCGAAGAGGATCGCCCAATACTCATTCAAGCCGCTACCTTACTTGAGGATAAGTTAGACCAAGTGCCCCACTTAAAAGGTGAAAATAAAGTGCTGATGGTCGCGCTAAACCTTTGTTATGACTATATTCGTTTACGCCAAGACACACTCAACTACTCTAATCACCTTGAAGAACAACTTGAAGCACTGATGAACGCGGTTGTGCAACAGGATACGACTCAAGCAGATGGCACCGTCACGACGGTAAATTCTAATTAA
- a CDS encoding UPF0149 family protein — protein sequence MSTKLDFDHYNQWIAPISQLESPAFVQGLMIGQICADTSLTEALWLKQFLTEAGITKIKESWLHDLHQLYEQTLLGLNSDAFELELLLPDDTSSLAQRVHHLALWSEGVLHGLGLGQLPELNTELTELIQDLSELAMVAPPEDADDMAEEQYMQLYEFARLAAMMFYDQLHPMATKAPAKAASDAAVTLH from the coding sequence ATGAGTACAAAGTTAGATTTTGATCACTACAATCAATGGATCGCCCCGATTTCACAGCTTGAATCACCGGCCTTTGTGCAAGGGTTGATGATTGGACAAATTTGCGCTGACACTAGTTTAACTGAAGCCTTATGGTTAAAGCAGTTTTTGACCGAAGCCGGTATCACTAAAATCAAAGAAAGCTGGTTGCATGATTTGCATCAGCTCTACGAACAAACCCTGCTAGGCCTCAACAGTGACGCATTTGAGTTAGAGTTGTTATTACCTGATGATACGAGTAGTTTAGCGCAACGTGTTCACCACTTAGCTCTGTGGTCAGAAGGGGTGCTGCATGGCTTAGGATTAGGCCAATTGCCAGAACTCAATACCGAGTTGACCGAACTGATTCAGGATTTGAGCGAATTGGCGATGGTCGCACCGCCTGAAGACGCAGACGATATGGCTGAGGAGCAGTATATGCAACTCTATGAATTTGCCCGCTTAGCGGCGATGATGTTTTATGATCAGCTGCACCCAATGGCGACCAAAGCGCCGGCCAAAGCAGCGTCGGATGCAGCGGTCACATTGCATTAA
- a CDS encoding aminopeptidase P N-terminal domain-containing protein, producing the protein MNIEPSQIAFSCAQRQALLASLPPCSIWLVFAGQEQIRNRDVDFPFRPQSDFWYLTGFNEPDATLALVSADLIARLPAEWQTQYVINDTAQSQAWLWLRPKDPLQERWQGRRLGVDAAVAELKVQQAWSHEQRDEMLAQLVGFADQIHISFSMMDYWSPCLPDWMAKAQRKIRQGGQVPSQIVNADDKLHGLRLIKSPYEIVQLRHAAQLSVQVHLAAMQATCPGVQEYQVQAALEAKAHQLGARRMAFNSIVAGGERACILHYTENQACLSEGELVLIDAGAEWQGYAGDISHTYPVSGRFTEPQRQLYELVLAAQQAVIAMIKPGIAYETLHDTAARVITEGLLKLGILTGELEESLKSQAYKAYFMHGTGHWLGLDVHDVGPYKLQGQSIQLQPGMLVTVEPGLYIDQDAAEVAARWRGIGIRIEDDVLVTEQGCEVLTLGLPRSCEEIEQWMQQNRQ; encoded by the coding sequence ATGAATATTGAGCCATCTCAGATTGCGTTTTCTTGCGCACAACGTCAAGCGTTACTGGCATCTTTACCGCCTTGCTCGATTTGGTTGGTTTTTGCCGGCCAAGAGCAGATTCGTAATCGGGATGTCGATTTTCCTTTTCGCCCCCAGAGTGATTTTTGGTACTTAACCGGATTCAATGAACCTGATGCCACTTTGGCGCTGGTCAGTGCAGATTTAATTGCACGTTTGCCCGCTGAATGGCAAACCCAGTATGTAATTAACGATACAGCGCAATCTCAGGCCTGGTTGTGGCTTAGACCAAAAGACCCACTGCAAGAACGTTGGCAGGGTCGGCGTTTAGGCGTTGATGCCGCTGTTGCCGAACTAAAGGTGCAGCAAGCCTGGTCGCATGAGCAGCGTGATGAGATGCTCGCGCAGTTGGTTGGTTTTGCTGATCAAATTCATATAAGTTTCAGTATGATGGACTATTGGTCGCCCTGTTTACCAGATTGGATGGCGAAAGCACAGCGCAAGATTCGTCAGGGCGGTCAAGTTCCCAGTCAGATTGTTAATGCCGATGACAAGTTACATGGCTTGCGGCTCATTAAATCCCCTTACGAAATAGTCCAGTTGCGTCATGCGGCGCAACTATCGGTGCAGGTCCATTTAGCGGCGATGCAAGCGACGTGTCCAGGCGTGCAGGAGTATCAGGTGCAAGCTGCTTTGGAGGCCAAGGCGCACCAGCTGGGTGCAAGACGCATGGCGTTCAACTCGATCGTGGCAGGTGGCGAGCGCGCTTGTATTTTGCATTACACCGAGAACCAGGCCTGCTTAAGTGAGGGTGAGTTGGTGCTGATTGATGCAGGCGCTGAATGGCAGGGTTATGCGGGTGATATTAGTCATACCTATCCTGTCTCTGGGCGCTTTACTGAGCCACAACGCCAACTCTACGAGTTGGTGTTAGCCGCGCAGCAGGCCGTTATCGCGATGATCAAGCCCGGTATTGCCTATGAAACCCTGCATGATACGGCGGCACGCGTTATAACTGAAGGATTGCTAAAGCTAGGTATCTTAACGGGTGAGTTAGAGGAATCGCTCAAAAGTCAGGCTTACAAAGCCTACTTTATGCATGGTACTGGACACTGGCTCGGCTTAGATGTTCATGATGTAGGGCCTTACAAATTGCAAGGCCAATCGATTCAATTGCAGCCTGGGATGCTGGTAACGGTTGAGCCTGGGTTATATATCGATCAGGATGCGGCTGAAGTGGCTGCACGCTGGCGGGGTATCGGTATTCGCATTGAAGATGATGTGTTGGTAACTGAGCAGGGGTGCGAGGTGTTGACCCTTGGACTACCACGATCTTGTGAGGAGATAGAGCAATGGATGCAACAGAATCGTCAATAA
- a CDS encoding FAD-dependent monooxygenase, translating to MDATESSIKASEPLPMVIAGGGPVGLSLALGLVKQGYQVCLVDPTEPQQVLSESFDGRMLALSASSIELFRQVGVWDALKACCTPIKHIHVSQKGYLGLTLIHAEELGLAALGYAIRAADLGRVLWQAVLAEPAIQGYYQARVTDAEVEEDQGLAVMIETPAGLTTISAQMLIGADGTESKVRELMGVAFEKTHYQAWAFLAQATSREPHQGWAYERFTQQGPVALLPIDSHDHKLVYVVPDAEKARVAALDDEAFLAEFYQQMGVRMGGFSRISGRMAYPLTEGRTAQLVKGRMLLMGNACHTQHPVAAQGLNLGLRDVSDFLAISADHKLSSSALADYESTRLADHQQVMRLTDGLIRVFQHPSPLVGHLRGLGLMALQALPPLKKRLAKFASRGRAAVKVNGRT from the coding sequence ATGGATGCAACAGAATCGTCAATAAAGGCTTCGGAGCCTTTGCCGATGGTCATTGCCGGAGGCGGGCCTGTAGGCTTGAGCTTGGCATTGGGTTTGGTGAAGCAGGGCTATCAGGTTTGTTTGGTCGATCCGACCGAGCCACAACAGGTTTTAAGTGAAAGCTTTGATGGCCGGATGTTGGCCTTATCGGCTAGCTCTATCGAGTTATTTCGTCAGGTGGGTGTTTGGGATGCGCTAAAGGCGTGTTGTACGCCCATTAAGCATATTCATGTATCGCAAAAAGGTTACTTGGGTTTGACGCTAATCCATGCTGAAGAACTTGGACTAGCAGCCTTGGGTTATGCGATTCGTGCCGCTGATTTAGGGCGCGTATTATGGCAAGCGGTGTTAGCTGAACCGGCGATTCAGGGCTATTACCAGGCACGGGTAACCGACGCTGAAGTCGAGGAAGATCAGGGCTTAGCGGTGATGATTGAAACCCCAGCAGGTTTAACAACGATTAGCGCGCAGATGCTGATCGGAGCCGATGGCACCGAGTCGAAAGTGCGCGAACTGATGGGCGTGGCGTTTGAAAAAACGCATTACCAGGCCTGGGCTTTTTTAGCGCAAGCGACCAGTCGCGAGCCTCACCAAGGCTGGGCGTATGAGCGCTTTACACAACAGGGTCCAGTTGCCTTGCTGCCTATTGATAGCCATGATCATAAGCTGGTTTATGTGGTACCCGACGCTGAAAAAGCGCGCGTAGCGGCTTTAGATGATGAGGCTTTTTTAGCTGAGTTCTACCAGCAGATGGGGGTCAGGATGGGTGGTTTTAGCCGTATTTCAGGTCGCATGGCTTACCCTCTCACCGAAGGACGCACGGCACAATTAGTTAAAGGGCGGATGTTGCTGATGGGGAATGCCTGTCACACCCAGCATCCAGTTGCAGCCCAGGGTTTAAATCTTGGCTTACGCGATGTCAGTGATTTTTTGGCTATCAGTGCCGATCATAAGCTGTCTTCCAGTGCCTTAGCCGACTATGAATCTACGCGACTGGCTGATCATCAACAAGTGATGCGTTTAACCGATGGCCTGATACGGGTATTTCAACATCCATCGCCTTTAGTGGGTCATTTACGAGGTTTAGGTTTGATGGCCTTACAAGCGCTGCCGCCGCTAAAAAAACGCCTAGCCAAATTTGCCAGTCGTGGTCGCGCCGCGGTGAAAGTAAACGGAAGGACTTAG
- a CDS encoding FAD-dependent oxidoreductase: MQSNAYDVVVVGGGMVGAALALALKTQAQLSVALIEQDPGSEHWPNTDLAAYPTRVSAISRASENLLKNLGVWSWLLEQQQLYPFVGMQVCDADMTGEVHFDAMDIDEPNLGHLVANQAIQMALWHGLRQHGITVMSGQTITALSVDTEWAEVGFANHAPLNAKLVVGADGAFSKVRQLAGIGLDQHDYQQIALVGCVQTQADHQQTCWQRYTPTGPFAFLPMAPKISSIAWYMPADQQAWAMSLSKDAFHQQLYQASAGHLGEIVDSWERASFQLSRRHAQAYVKPRVALVGDSAHTINPQAGQGVNLGLLDVASLVDVIIQAQIALDDPMIFDPGCFSLLRQYERWRRGDNALMQRAMEVFDWGLGQQAGLLNQVRPELMKLANIAQPVKNKLMREALYGRQPFPRLTQH, from the coding sequence ATGCAATCAAATGCTTATGATGTCGTGGTGGTTGGCGGGGGCATGGTCGGTGCGGCCTTGGCTTTGGCACTTAAAACGCAGGCGCAGTTAAGTGTAGCGCTGATTGAGCAAGATCCTGGCAGTGAACATTGGCCTAACACGGATTTGGCGGCTTATCCTACCCGAGTCAGTGCGATTAGTCGTGCGTCGGAAAACTTGTTAAAGAATTTAGGCGTTTGGTCTTGGTTGCTTGAGCAACAGCAGCTTTATCCATTTGTCGGCATGCAGGTATGTGATGCTGACATGACGGGTGAAGTTCATTTTGATGCAATGGATATTGATGAACCTAATCTGGGTCATTTGGTCGCCAATCAAGCGATTCAAATGGCGCTTTGGCATGGCTTGCGTCAGCATGGCATCACGGTGATGAGCGGTCAAACTATCACGGCTTTATCGGTTGATACCGAATGGGCGGAAGTGGGTTTTGCTAATCATGCCCCGTTAAATGCCAAGTTAGTCGTTGGGGCGGATGGCGCCTTTTCAAAGGTTCGCCAACTGGCAGGTATTGGGCTTGATCAACATGATTATCAACAAATTGCGCTAGTGGGTTGTGTGCAAACTCAAGCGGATCATCAGCAGACTTGTTGGCAACGCTATACGCCAACCGGCCCGTTTGCATTTTTACCCATGGCACCTAAGATTAGCTCGATTGCTTGGTATATGCCTGCCGATCAGCAGGCCTGGGCCATGTCGCTATCAAAAGACGCCTTTCATCAACAGCTGTATCAGGCGAGTGCCGGTCATTTAGGCGAGATAGTCGACTCGTGGGAACGTGCCTCTTTTCAACTCAGTCGTCGCCATGCGCAAGCCTATGTTAAACCGCGCGTAGCCTTGGTGGGCGATTCGGCGCACACCATTAACCCACAAGCAGGCCAAGGGGTCAATTTAGGGTTGTTGGATGTGGCGAGTTTAGTGGATGTGATCATACAGGCACAAATAGCGTTGGACGATCCTATGATCTTTGATCCAGGTTGTTTTAGTTTGTTGCGCCAGTATGAGCGGTGGCGACGGGGAGATAATGCCCTTATGCAGCGTGCAATGGAGGTGTTTGATTGGGGATTGGGTCAACAAGCAGGCCTGCTGAACCAAGTGCGCCCTGAATTGATGAAGTTGGCTAATATTGCCCAGCCAGTTAAAAATAAATTGATGCGTGAAGCGCTTTATGGGCGACAGCCTTTTCCAAGGCTGACACAACACTAA
- a CDS encoding LysR family transcriptional regulator — protein sequence MADRRLQVFHTVAKVMSFTKAAETLHMTQPAVTFQVKQLEDFFNTRLFDRTHNKITLTEAGRIVYDYSENILEQYDKMNAEVRDLTGEVSGSLVIGASTTIAEYMLPFLLGAFKNQFPDVTIRLQVGNTDAVVSMVENNMIDLGLVEAPVNNKNLDVEVCRIDEMQLICSVNHPLAKREKVSVEDFRKYPFIVREEGSGSRAVIDNYIREQGLSLSDLNIVMELGAPESVKMAAEAEVGLAIVSRSTLMKELKLGTIKAIPLDPPLTRPFSHVRQKQKFRHRAVGELLDFAIDYCKRRALEFGFEVPNPPKGFKK from the coding sequence ATGGCAGATAGACGACTTCAAGTATTTCACACCGTTGCAAAAGTAATGAGCTTTACCAAGGCGGCAGAAACTTTGCACATGACCCAGCCCGCCGTCACCTTTCAGGTCAAACAGTTAGAAGACTTCTTTAACACCCGTCTTTTTGACCGTACTCATAACAAGATTACCCTGACTGAAGCCGGTCGAATTGTCTATGACTATTCAGAAAACATACTTGAACAATATGACAAGATGAACGCTGAGGTGCGTGACCTCACAGGTGAAGTGTCGGGAAGCTTGGTGATTGGCGCCAGTACCACAATTGCAGAATACATGTTGCCGTTTTTATTAGGCGCATTTAAAAACCAATTTCCTGATGTTACGATTCGGTTGCAAGTGGGTAACACCGATGCTGTGGTGTCGATGGTTGAAAACAATATGATTGACTTAGGTTTGGTGGAAGCGCCAGTTAATAATAAAAACCTAGATGTTGAAGTCTGCCGTATTGATGAGATGCAATTGATTTGCTCGGTCAATCATCCTTTAGCGAAGCGGGAAAAGGTATCGGTTGAGGATTTCCGTAAATATCCGTTTATTGTCCGTGAAGAAGGTTCAGGATCACGTGCGGTCATTGATAATTACATTCGCGAGCAGGGCTTGAGTCTTAGCGATTTAAATATTGTGATGGAGCTTGGTGCGCCTGAATCGGTGAAAATGGCGGCAGAAGCCGAAGTGGGTTTGGCAATTGTGTCGCGCTCCACCTTAATGAAAGAGCTTAAGTTGGGCACCATTAAAGCGATTCCACTTGATCCACCCTTGACTCGTCCTTTCTCTCATGTGCGCCAAAAACAAAAATTCCGTCATCGCGCAGTGGGTGAGTTACTAGATTTTGCTATAGATTATTGCAAGCGCCGCGCTTTGGAATTTGGCTTCGAAGTGCCTAATCCACCGAAAGGATTTAAAAAATAA
- a CDS encoding GNAT family N-acetyltransferase → MTTNLTHNGSFNQEKSNYSLHHETIRFSPKLAQLCKQAKQRKPQQGDQVFWLEHDSQALGLLRLRPLDGPDQGWLLRGLWVHPAWREQGLGSYLVASAIKDIQNINPLPIYAMATNQLDGFYQRLGFERLMDHNSPTSLQIQSKWQIWIYPS, encoded by the coding sequence ATGACCACAAATTTGACGCATAACGGCTCATTTAACCAAGAAAAATCGAACTATAGTCTACACCATGAAACTATTCGTTTTAGTCCTAAACTGGCTCAACTCTGCAAACAAGCCAAACAACGCAAGCCGCAACAAGGTGATCAGGTTTTCTGGTTAGAACATGATAGCCAGGCGTTAGGGTTGCTTAGGTTACGTCCATTAGATGGTCCTGACCAAGGCTGGCTACTGAGAGGACTGTGGGTACATCCGGCATGGCGTGAGCAAGGACTAGGAAGTTATCTAGTGGCATCTGCCATCAAGGATATACAAAATATAAATCCGCTACCAATCTATGCGATGGCAACAAATCAATTAGATGGGTTTTATCAACGACTGGGTTTTGAAAGACTTATGGACCATAACAGCCCCACCTCACTCCAAATCCAGTCTAAATGGCAAATCTGGATCTATCCAAGCTAG
- a CDS encoding DTW domain-containing protein encodes MQPIEPALDWAVWQHPVEAKHAKNTLRLLSLCWPQLRVWTRQQLDEALDFEAWLAKGPVYLVFPADKACLSGQAIPVTYQLADWVASDRPRLLFIDATWRKATAMLLTHPRIAALPRLHLTLPERAHYIIRKSPSPESLSTFEAVVGCLEAGGMINEESARLWQTYHDWQASLMAYRERS; translated from the coding sequence GTGCAGCCTATTGAGCCAGCTCTTGACTGGGCCGTTTGGCAGCATCCTGTTGAAGCAAAGCATGCTAAAAACACCTTAAGGTTGCTGTCATTATGCTGGCCTCAGTTGAGGGTTTGGACAAGGCAGCAGTTAGATGAGGCATTAGATTTTGAAGCCTGGCTAGCCAAGGGTCCAGTCTATCTTGTTTTTCCTGCTGATAAAGCCTGCCTGTCAGGTCAAGCCATACCCGTAACCTATCAGCTTGCTGATTGGGTTGCGAGCGATAGGCCAAGACTGCTTTTTATTGATGCGACATGGCGAAAGGCGACGGCGATGTTACTCACTCACCCAAGGATTGCTGCCTTGCCACGATTACATTTAACATTACCCGAGCGTGCACATTATATTATCCGTAAAAGTCCTAGCCCAGAAAGCTTATCAACTTTTGAAGCAGTGGTGGGGTGTTTAGAAGCGGGTGGCATGATTAATGAGGAGAGTGCTAGATTATGGCAGACATATCATGATTGGCAAGCCAGTCTAATGGCTTATCGCGAAAGGTCTTAA
- the rne gene encoding ribonuclease E: MKRMLINATQQEELRVALVDGQNLYDLDIETPQQKKKKANIYKGTITRIEPSLEAAFVDYGAERHGFLPFKEIAEEYYPNGDYDPQLNIQQVLKEGQDVIVQVQKEERGNKGAALTTQITLAGPYVVMMPNNPKSGGISRRIEGDERSDLKETLRNIDIPDGMGLIVRTAGVGKSPEELQWGINYLVKLWDAIQHAAKERAAPILIHQESDIVTLAIRDYLRQDIGEILIDDMDTFHRARDFIQQVMPQHVNKVKPYQDKIPLFTRFQIESQIESAYQREVVLPSGGVIVIDITEALTAIDINSSRSTKGGDIEETAYHTNMEAAVEIARQLRLRDLGGLVVIDFIDMHSSRHQREVENQMRDAVKNDRARVQIGKISRFGLLEMSRQRLRPSIEESTQIVCPRCKGVGVIRGVESLALSILRLIEEEAMKEGTKRITIQIPVDVATFLLNEKRAQIIKTEDRYNLHILIVPNEHMETPQYIIERSRIGEQLGRETSYQTKTFIQPDLPLLEQPEQKKEEPVLKNINLPSMPQPTEQPSQQTAAAASAKTEPGLLSKLWGWLFKDQPEETPSTAAKPATKTARTEEGQDGGRRNNNRRRNGRRRNGADNDSTAAETTAKHETAQTETEKSSEPRRRNRSRNSRGNNQTEQNSVDAPIQERDTPAAQSDIELNDTPKPSVKTSSRPERSERTRRQDTQDNDETDKRAKVEQAETADTKDSAEPRRRRSRYNTRTSLNRRRAPRDAENLSIHDFNALNDDAVNTAKLVATTTVASVAATSLAPETSQASAPSTETTPVEQLNTDNGPADPSPAEMASTAVQAQVEQTAQSTNEVSEASEVASEVASQATSEVAEPSTREATTVTDDAAVISNADSAAANSTDNHEDKPAEVTEKVKQTEQV; encoded by the coding sequence ATGAAAAGAATGCTAATCAACGCAACCCAGCAAGAAGAGCTGCGCGTTGCCCTAGTTGATGGTCAAAATTTATATGACCTAGACATTGAAACCCCGCAACAAAAAAAGAAAAAAGCGAATATTTACAAAGGCACGATTACCCGAATCGAACCCAGCTTAGAAGCTGCATTTGTAGATTACGGCGCAGAGCGACATGGCTTTTTACCCTTTAAAGAAATCGCTGAAGAATACTACCCCAACGGGGACTATGATCCTCAACTCAACATCCAACAAGTTCTAAAAGAAGGGCAGGATGTTATCGTCCAAGTTCAAAAAGAAGAACGCGGCAACAAAGGCGCAGCCCTTACTACCCAAATCACCCTAGCCGGCCCTTACGTAGTGATGATGCCAAACAACCCTAAATCAGGTGGTATTTCACGTCGTATTGAAGGTGACGAACGCTCAGATTTAAAAGAAACCCTGCGTAACATCGATATTCCTGATGGCATGGGATTAATCGTGCGCACCGCCGGTGTGGGCAAAAGCCCTGAAGAATTGCAATGGGGTATTAATTACCTCGTTAAACTTTGGGATGCTATTCAGCATGCGGCCAAAGAGCGTGCCGCGCCGATTTTGATTCATCAAGAATCTGACATAGTCACTCTAGCCATCCGTGATTACCTGCGTCAAGACATAGGTGAAATCCTCATTGATGACATGGATACCTTTCACCGTGCGCGTGACTTTATTCAGCAGGTGATGCCGCAACATGTCAACAAAGTCAAACCTTACCAAGACAAAATCCCGCTCTTCACGCGCTTTCAGATTGAATCGCAAATAGAGTCCGCCTATCAACGAGAAGTTGTCTTACCATCGGGTGGCGTGATTGTAATTGATATCACCGAAGCCCTAACCGCAATCGATATCAACTCAAGTCGCTCCACTAAAGGCGGCGATATTGAAGAAACGGCTTATCACACCAACATGGAAGCCGCCGTTGAAATTGCGCGCCAATTACGTTTACGTGACCTTGGCGGCCTCGTGGTGATTGACTTCATTGATATGCACTCGTCACGCCATCAACGCGAAGTAGAAAACCAAATGCGCGATGCCGTTAAGAACGATCGTGCACGGGTTCAGATTGGCAAAATTTCACGCTTTGGTTTGCTTGAAATGTCGCGTCAACGCCTACGCCCTTCGATTGAAGAGTCAACCCAAATTGTTTGCCCGCGCTGTAAAGGCGTCGGCGTGATTCGTGGAGTTGAATCTTTAGCGCTCTCTATTTTGCGTCTGATAGAAGAGGAAGCTATGAAGGAAGGCACTAAGCGCATTACCATCCAAATTCCAGTCGATGTGGCCACCTTCTTATTAAATGAAAAGCGCGCGCAAATCATTAAGACCGAAGACCGCTATAACCTGCACATACTGATTGTGCCTAATGAGCACATGGAAACGCCGCAATACATTATTGAACGTTCTCGTATTGGTGAGCAGTTAGGTCGCGAAACTAGCTATCAAACTAAAACCTTTATCCAACCTGATTTGCCCTTGCTTGAACAACCTGAGCAAAAGAAAGAAGAGCCGGTGCTCAAAAACATCAATCTTCCTTCGATGCCTCAGCCTACTGAGCAACCTAGCCAACAAACGGCTGCGGCGGCAAGTGCTAAAACAGAACCAGGCCTGTTAAGTAAGCTCTGGGGTTGGCTATTCAAGGATCAGCCAGAAGAAACACCTAGCACAGCGGCCAAACCGGCTACTAAAACAGCTCGCACTGAAGAAGGTCAAGATGGCGGTCGTCGCAACAATAACCGTCGTCGTAATGGTCGTCGTCGCAATGGCGCTGATAACGATAGTACAGCAGCTGAAACAACCGCTAAACATGAAACAGCGCAAACTGAGACTGAAAAGTCTTCTGAGCCGCGTCGTCGTAACCGCTCACGCAATAGTCGTGGTAACAATCAAACTGAGCAAAATTCAGTTGATGCGCCGATCCAAGAGCGTGATACTCCTGCTGCACAAAGTGACATAGAACTCAATGATACGCCAAAGCCATCTGTAAAGACGTCATCTAGACCAGAGCGCAGCGAACGCACTAGACGTCAGGACACTCAAGATAACGACGAAACTGACAAGCGTGCTAAGGTGGAACAAGCTGAAACGGCCGATACTAAAGACAGTGCAGAACCGCGCCGTCGCCGTAGTCGCTACAACACTCGTACCAGCCTCAATCGTCGCAGAGCACCGCGCGATGCTGAGAATCTAAGTATTCATGACTTTAATGCGCTAAACGATGATGCTGTGAATACCGCTAAACTAGTGGCCACCACAACAGTGGCGTCAGTAGCCGCAACGTCTCTGGCGCCAGAGACATCGCAAGCGAGTGCGCCGTCCACTGAAACAACACCCGTTGAGCAGTTAAATACTGATAACGGGCCTGCTGACCCGTCGCCAGCAGAAATGGCTTCAACCGCTGTTCAAGCACAAGTTGAGCAAACCGCTCAAAGCACTAATGAGGTGTCGGAAGCGTCTGAAGTTGCGTCTGAAGTTGCCTCACAAGCCACATCAGAAGTTGCGGAACCCTCAACCCGTGAGGCCACTACTGTAACAGATGACGCTGCTGTTATATCCAATGCAGATAGTGCTGCAGCAAATAGCACCGATAACCACGAAGACAAACCCGCTGAAGTGACCGAAAAAGTCAAACAAACTGAGCAGGTTTAA
- a CDS encoding RluA family pseudouridine synthase, producing MAEVRFIEVDAEEAGQRLDNFLLKHLRKAPRPLIYRIVRKGEVRVNKGRAQVSQRLKAGDVVRVPPVKLPDSAEQVRPPVAQLPRIEQAILFEDDDLIVINKPPGMAVHGGSGVSWGLIELVRNARPLAKRVELVHRLDRDTSGAIILAKKMSVLRDLHQQVRDHQVTKVYWALVKGQWPKARTKVEQPLRKFTLPSGERRVEVHPEGKPSLSYVRVLADLAQASLLEVNLATGRTHQIRVHCAANDHPIAGDDKYGDADFDRWQRQQGMTSLALHARLVSFKHPKTGEQMTLTAPLYPDFDKLLMGQRINQKDVV from the coding sequence GTGGCTGAGGTGCGTTTTATTGAAGTTGATGCTGAAGAAGCGGGTCAGCGCCTAGATAATTTTTTGCTCAAGCATTTGAGGAAAGCACCACGTCCACTGATTTACCGTATCGTGCGTAAAGGCGAGGTCCGAGTCAATAAGGGGCGAGCTCAGGTTTCTCAGCGTTTGAAGGCTGGTGATGTCGTGAGGGTGCCACCGGTCAAGTTGCCTGATAGTGCTGAACAGGTTCGACCTCCAGTAGCGCAGTTACCGCGTATTGAGCAGGCCATATTATTTGAAGATGATGATTTGATCGTGATTAATAAACCACCGGGTATGGCGGTGCATGGTGGAAGTGGTGTCAGCTGGGGGTTAATTGAGTTGGTGCGTAATGCTCGTCCACTTGCTAAGCGGGTGGAGTTAGTGCATCGTTTGGATCGCGATACGTCAGGTGCGATTATCCTAGCCAAAAAAATGTCGGTGTTGCGAGACTTGCATCAGCAGGTGCGCGATCATCAGGTGACGAAGGTCTATTGGGCGTTGGTCAAAGGTCAGTGGCCCAAAGCGCGTACCAAGGTCGAGCAGCCATTGCGTAAGTTTACCTTGCCATCTGGCGAGCGTCGCGTTGAGGTGCATCCAGAGGGCAAGCCCAGTTTAAGTTATGTGCGGGTATTAGCGGATCTAGCTCAAGCCAGTTTGTTGGAAGTTAACTTGGCAACCGGTAGAACGCATCAAATTCGTGTTCATTGTGCTGCGAATGATCACCCCATTGCGGGTGATGATAAGTATGGTGATGCCGACTTTGATCGTTGGCAACGACAGCAGGGTATGACATCTTTAGCCTTGCATGCTAGGCTGGTGAGCTTTAAGCACCCTAAAACGGGCGAGCAGATGACCCTAACCGCGCCCTTATATCCCGATTTTGATAAGTTATTGATGGGTCAGCGTATTAATCAGAAGGATGTAGTGTGA